A DNA window from Sulfitobacter sp. BSw21498 contains the following coding sequences:
- a CDS encoding DegT/DnrJ/EryC1/StrS family aminotransferase, translated as MAEVFTGSFTQQEPIPEDAIDAAVAVMRHGRLHRYNTVAGEAAEVALLEQEFAAMVGAKYCLAVASGGYAIATALRAVGVKSGDRVLSNAFTLAPVPGAIAAVGAEPVFVDVTEGLVIDLEDLAGKLDHARVLLLSHMRGHICDMDALMTLCDAAGVTVVEDCAHTMGASWNGVHSGRHGAVGCYSCQTYKHVNAGEGGLLVTDDPEVAARAIMLSGSYMLYERHVAGPPPETFEAIKYDTPNISGRMDNLRAAILRPQLRRLDAQIAKWNARYQVVDDGLRDTPGLAVIGRPEAEHFVGSSIQFLLSGWQSSAIEAVLSRCAARGVELKWFGGAEPVGFTSRYDSWHYAKSPALPASDAVLASIIDMRVPLTFSLEDCAMIARIIRGEVSRVFQQG; from the coding sequence ATGGCAGAGGTCTTCACCGGCAGCTTTACCCAACAAGAACCCATTCCCGAAGACGCCATTGACGCCGCTGTCGCCGTAATGCGCCACGGGCGACTGCACCGCTATAACACCGTGGCCGGAGAGGCTGCAGAGGTCGCGCTGCTTGAGCAGGAATTCGCAGCGATGGTCGGGGCGAAATACTGCCTTGCCGTCGCATCGGGCGGCTATGCCATCGCGACCGCACTGCGGGCTGTCGGCGTCAAATCGGGAGACCGGGTGCTATCCAACGCCTTTACACTCGCCCCCGTGCCCGGTGCGATTGCCGCGGTCGGGGCAGAGCCTGTCTTTGTCGATGTGACAGAGGGGCTGGTGATCGATCTGGAGGACCTGGCTGGCAAACTGGATCATGCGCGGGTTCTGCTGCTAAGCCATATGCGGGGTCACATTTGCGATATGGACGCGCTGATGACGCTTTGTGATGCCGCCGGTGTCACCGTGGTCGAGGATTGCGCGCATACCATGGGGGCCAGCTGGAACGGCGTGCATTCGGGGCGGCATGGGGCTGTGGGATGCTATTCGTGCCAGACGTATAAACATGTTAACGCAGGCGAGGGCGGACTGCTGGTCACCGATGATCCCGAGGTGGCAGCGCGGGCGATCATGCTGTCGGGGTCTTATATGCTCTATGAACGGCATGTGGCTGGCCCCCCGCCCGAAACCTTCGAGGCGATCAAATACGACACGCCCAATATTTCAGGCCGGATGGACAATCTGCGCGCCGCGATCCTGCGTCCGCAGCTGCGGCGGCTTGATGCTCAGATTGCCAAGTGGAATGCGCGGTATCAGGTCGTCGACGACGGTTTGCGCGATACCCCTGGGCTGGCCGTAATCGGCCGCCCCGAGGCAGAACACTTTGTCGGATCATCAATTCAGTTCCTGCTATCAGGCTGGCAGTCATCCGCCATAGAAGCCGTCCTGTCACGCTGTGCCGCCCGCGGCGTGGAGCTTAAATGGTTCGGCGGCGCAGAACCTGTCGGTTTCACCAGCCGCTATGATTCATGGCACTACGCTAAATCCCCCGCGCTGCCCGCCAGCGATGCAGTGCTTGCCAGCATTATCGATATGCGCGTACCGCTGACATTCTCGTTAGAGGATTGTGCCATGATTGCGCGCATTATCCGCGGCGAAGTCTCGCGCGTGTTCCAGCAGGGGTAA
- a CDS encoding isovaleryl-CoA dehydrogenase, whose product MFNTTMKFDLGDDVNEMRDMVHRWAQERVKPMAADIDTKNEFPPELWEEMGGLGLLGMTVEEEFGGSGMGYVAHTVAVEEIARASASVSLSYGAHSNLCVNQIRLNGTPEQKAKFLPGLCSGKHVGALAMSEPSAGSDVVSMKLRAEKRNDHYRLSGNKYWITNGPDADTLVVYAKTDPDAGSKGITAFLIEKDMKGFSTGQHFDKLGMRGSNTAELIFDNVEVPFENVLGNEGRGVAVLMSGLDYERVVLAGIGLGIMAACLDEIMPYMAERKQFGQPIGNFQLMQGKMADMYTAMNSARAYVYEVAKACDRGDVTRADAAACCLYASEEAMKQAHQAVQAMGGAGYLSDNPVGRIFRDAKLMEIGAGTSEIRRMLVGREMMGAMA is encoded by the coding sequence ATGTTCAACACCACCATGAAATTCGATTTGGGCGATGATGTGAACGAGATGCGCGATATGGTGCATCGCTGGGCGCAAGAGCGGGTCAAACCGATGGCCGCTGATATTGATACCAAAAACGAATTCCCGCCCGAGCTTTGGGAAGAGATGGGCGGCCTTGGTCTGCTGGGTATGACGGTCGAGGAAGAGTTCGGCGGCTCTGGCATGGGGTATGTCGCGCATACCGTCGCGGTGGAAGAAATCGCGCGTGCTTCTGCCTCTGTCTCACTTTCTTACGGCGCGCATTCTAATCTGTGCGTCAACCAGATCCGCCTGAACGGTACCCCCGAACAAAAGGCGAAATTTCTGCCGGGTCTGTGCTCTGGTAAGCATGTGGGCGCGCTGGCGATGTCCGAACCCTCTGCGGGCAGCGACGTGGTGTCGATGAAGCTACGCGCGGAAAAGCGCAACGACCACTACCGCCTGTCGGGCAACAAATATTGGATCACCAATGGCCCCGATGCCGACACGCTGGTCGTCTATGCCAAGACCGACCCCGATGCCGGATCAAAAGGGATCACCGCCTTCTTGATCGAGAAAGATATGAAGGGGTTCTCAACTGGTCAGCATTTCGACAAGCTGGGGATGCGCGGGTCGAACACGGCCGAGCTGATCTTTGATAATGTCGAGGTCCCGTTCGAAAACGTTCTGGGCAATGAAGGACGCGGCGTGGCTGTGCTGATGTCTGGCCTGGACTACGAACGTGTGGTGCTGGCAGGCATTGGCCTTGGGATTATGGCCGCCTGTCTGGACGAGATCATGCCCTATATGGCCGAGCGCAAGCAGTTCGGGCAGCCCATCGGGAACTTCCAGCTGATGCAGGGTAAGATGGCGGATATGTACACCGCGATGAATTCTGCCCGTGCCTATGTTTACGAGGTCGCCAAGGCCTGCGACCGCGGTGATGTGACCCGCGCCGATGCCGCCGCCTGCTGTCTCTATGCCAGCGAAGAAGCGATGAAACAGGCGCATCAGGCGGTGCAGGCAATGGGGGGCGCGGGCTATCTGTCTGACAACCCCGTGGGCCGTATCTTCCGCGACGCCAAGCTGATGGAGATCGGGGCAGGGACCTCGGAAATCCGTCGTATGCTGGTGGGCCGCGAGATGATGGGAGCGATGGCGTGA
- a CDS encoding glutathione S-transferase family protein, with the protein MITLHHVEQTRSMRTLWLLHELEVPFEVSIHAFDKSLRDPGYLAISPAGRVPSLEIDGERMFETGAIAEYLCERFSPDRLGRMPGAPDRMAWLVWIHFAETVSQHCAALTQQHVALRDDSMRSPIVMKLEAARIIKCYDAIEARLDGGIVSQDYLLMSGFTAADVNVGQAVYMAQHFAKLDNHPNVAAWYARITDREAFQLSLPKDVPLFDRSFYDPWPVE; encoded by the coding sequence ATGATTACCCTGCACCACGTCGAACAGACCAGATCAATGCGCACACTGTGGTTGCTGCACGAGCTAGAGGTGCCCTTTGAAGTGTCGATCCACGCGTTTGACAAGTCTTTGCGTGACCCGGGGTATCTGGCAATTTCACCGGCTGGGCGCGTCCCCTCGCTTGAGATCGACGGGGAACGGATGTTCGAAACCGGTGCCATTGCCGAATACCTCTGCGAACGGTTCAGCCCCGACCGTTTGGGTCGTATGCCGGGCGCACCGGACCGGATGGCATGGTTGGTGTGGATCCATTTCGCCGAGACGGTATCGCAGCATTGCGCGGCGCTGACCCAGCAGCATGTGGCGCTGCGCGACGATTCCATGCGCAGCCCCATTGTGATGAAGCTGGAAGCCGCGCGGATCATCAAGTGTTATGACGCGATCGAGGCGCGGTTGGACGGCGGGATCGTGTCGCAGGATTATCTGTTGATGAGCGGCTTTACCGCGGCGGATGTGAATGTAGGGCAGGCGGTCTATATGGCGCAGCATTTCGCCAAGCTGGACAACCACCCCAATGTCGCGGCCTGGTATGCGCGCATCACCGACCGCGAGGCGTTCCAGTTGTCGCTGCCCAAAGACGTGCCGCTGTTTGACCGATCTTTTTATGACCCGTGGCCGGTCGAGTGA
- a CDS encoding ASCH domain-containing protein: MTKSLQQIVDANPDAETFRFGDSPTVCAEIIALVRAGKKTATCEAASAYGAGGDAYPEVGRRDIALNWDGTPAVMIETVEVATRSFNEVDAEFVAAQGEFRDLDHWRAAYEAYFHRTGGFKPDMKLMCERFTLIEDYA; this comes from the coding sequence ATGACAAAATCATTGCAACAGATCGTAGACGCCAATCCGGACGCGGAAACATTCCGGTTTGGCGACAGCCCGACCGTATGCGCCGAGATTATCGCCCTCGTGCGTGCGGGCAAGAAAACAGCGACCTGCGAGGCGGCTTCTGCTTACGGGGCGGGGGGCGATGCCTACCCCGAGGTGGGCCGTCGAGATATCGCGCTGAACTGGGACGGCACACCGGCGGTGATGATTGAAACGGTCGAGGTCGCGACCCGAAGCTTCAACGAGGTAGACGCCGAGTTTGTCGCAGCACAGGGCGAGTTCAGGGATCTGGACCACTGGCGCGCGGCGTACGAAGCGTATTTCCACCGGACCGGCGGGTTCAAGCCCGACATGAAGCTGATGTGCGAGCGCTTCACTTTGATCGAGGATTACGCCTGA
- a CDS encoding AMP-binding protein, translating into MAHALPGLDRSGAWDIPARMNMAAQCLAQDPAQLAIIDMTGDARHDVSFGALSDMVDGLARALLQRVQVGDRVGVLLGQSPWCAAAHLAIWKIGAISVPLFKLFKYDALASRVRDAGVSLVLTDPEGRDLLGDLATPLMADRFGVAGDPVPFASTKPGDPAVLIYTSGTTGPPKGALHGHRLLTGHLPGVSLSHDILGQSGDCLWTPADWAWIGGLFDVLMPALALGVPVVAARLPKFSPEACARIIRDGDVRNVFFPPTALRMLKAEGAEIAGLRSVASGGEPLGAEMLAWGRQAFGLSINEFYGQTECNMVATSASSQFPPRPGCIGQPVPGHDVAVLDVDGNPTKDEGDVAIRKGSASMMLGYWQRPDETAQKYRGGWMLTGDRGVFDGDYLRFVGREDDVITSSGYRIGPAEIEDCLLTHPEVATCGVVGKPDALRTEIVKAYVVRKSGATVDAQTLQDWVKTRLASYSYPREVAFLDALPMTVTGKVIRRELKARAAAEGAA; encoded by the coding sequence ATGGCCCACGCCCTGCCAGGACTGGACCGTTCGGGCGCATGGGATATTCCGGCGCGGATGAACATGGCAGCACAATGTCTGGCGCAGGATCCCGCGCAGCTGGCGATCATCGACATGACGGGCGACGCACGGCACGATGTGAGCTTTGGCGCGCTGTCCGATATGGTTGACGGATTGGCACGCGCGTTGCTGCAACGCGTGCAAGTTGGCGATCGTGTCGGCGTGCTGTTAGGGCAAAGCCCATGGTGCGCGGCTGCCCATCTTGCGATCTGGAAAATCGGTGCAATTTCAGTGCCTTTGTTCAAGCTCTTCAAGTATGATGCGCTGGCGTCGCGGGTGCGGGATGCGGGCGTATCGCTGGTTCTGACCGATCCCGAAGGGCGCGACCTGCTGGGCGATCTGGCGACCCCGTTGATGGCCGATAGGTTCGGTGTTGCGGGTGATCCTGTGCCTTTTGCCAGCACTAAACCCGGCGATCCGGCGGTGCTGATTTATACCTCTGGCACAACTGGTCCACCCAAGGGCGCGCTGCATGGGCACCGGCTGCTTACAGGCCACTTGCCTGGCGTCTCGCTGAGCCATGATATTTTGGGGCAAAGCGGCGATTGCCTGTGGACCCCGGCGGATTGGGCATGGATCGGCGGGCTGTTTGATGTGCTGATGCCGGCGCTGGCACTTGGCGTGCCGGTGGTCGCCGCGCGGTTGCCCAAATTCTCGCCCGAGGCCTGCGCCCGTATTATCCGGGACGGCGATGTGCGTAACGTGTTCTTTCCACCAACCGCACTGCGGATGCTCAAGGCCGAAGGGGCCGAGATTGCGGGCCTGCGATCGGTCGCATCGGGCGGGGAGCCTTTGGGGGCAGAGATGCTGGCGTGGGGGCGACAGGCCTTTGGCCTGTCGATCAACGAATTCTACGGCCAGACCGAATGCAATATGGTCGCCACCAGCGCAAGCAGCCAGTTTCCACCCCGCCCGGGATGTATCGGACAACCTGTTCCAGGCCATGATGTCGCGGTGCTCGACGTGGATGGAAATCCGACAAAAGACGAAGGCGACGTCGCAATCCGCAAGGGATCGGCGTCGATGATGCTGGGCTATTGGCAGAGGCCGGATGAAACGGCGCAGAAATATCGCGGCGGTTGGATGCTGACCGGCGACCGCGGCGTATTTGATGGCGACTATCTGCGCTTTGTCGGGCGCGAGGATGATGTGATTACGTCAAGCGGCTACCGCATCGGTCCGGCAGAGATCGAGGATTGTCTGCTGACCCATCCAGAAGTCGCAACCTGCGGTGTCGTCGGCAAGCCCGACGCGCTGAGGACCGAGATCGTCAAAGCTTATGTCGTGCGCAAATCCGGTGCGACCGTTGACGCACAGACCCTGCAAGACTGGGTCAAGACCCGCCTTGCCAGCTATTCCTATCCGCGCGAGGTGGCCTTTCTGGACGCTTTGCCAATGACCGTCACAGGCAAGGTGATCCGCCGCGAGCTCAAGGCCCGCGCCGCTGCCGAAGGGGCCGCATGA
- a CDS encoding lysozyme inhibitor LprI family protein: MKRVALALMLCASPLAAQDLQYSDRGTELCLADAEGYAAKLACAGASANQCMEDTPGGSSTYGMGGCLDRELQFWDQRLNDNYAAVMVQAKRRDADAVPASEDRAGVADALREMQRAWIEFRDKACTYEAALWQGGTGQGPAAISCLMEQTARQALSLDVWED; the protein is encoded by the coding sequence GTGAAACGCGTCGCCCTCGCCTTGATGCTGTGCGCCTCACCGCTTGCCGCGCAGGACCTGCAGTATAGCGATCGCGGGACAGAGCTCTGTCTGGCCGACGCAGAGGGATATGCGGCAAAGCTGGCCTGCGCGGGCGCGTCGGCGAACCAGTGTATGGAGGATACGCCAGGCGGAAGCAGCACCTACGGCATGGGCGGCTGTCTGGACCGCGAACTGCAATTCTGGGACCAGCGGTTGAATGACAATTACGCCGCTGTGATGGTTCAGGCAAAACGGAGGGATGCGGATGCGGTACCCGCTTCCGAAGACAGAGCCGGTGTGGCTGACGCCCTGCGCGAGATGCAACGCGCCTGGATCGAATTTCGTGACAAAGCCTGCACCTATGAGGCTGCGCTGTGGCAAGGCGGCACAGGTCAGGGGCCTGCTGCGATCAGCTGCCTGATGGAGCAGACAGCGCGTCAGGCTCTGTCGCTGGACGTGTGGGAAGACTGA
- a CDS encoding carboxyl transferase domain-containing protein — MKLISQALPSSESFKANEAAHLAALQTIREAAGAAELGGGEKSRARHVSRGKMLPRERVANLLDPGSPFLEVGALAAHGLYGGAAPAAGVIAGVGKVQGIDCMIVCNDATVKGGTYFPMSVKKHLRAQEIAEENHLPCIYLVDSGGANLPNQDEVFPDRDHFGRIFYNQARMSGKGIPQIAVVMGSCTAGGAYVPAMSDVSIIVKEQGTIFLAGPPLVKAATGEVVSAEDLGGGDVHTRLSGVADYLAEDDAHALALARRAVAGLNRKPVTNVQWHPVEEPAYDPAEMLGVVPADLRTPYDIREVIMRLVDGSRFDEFKARYGETLVCGFAHVKGCPVGIVANNGVLFSESAQKGAHFVELCSQRKIPLVFLQNITGFMVGRKYENEGIARHGAKMVTAVASTNVPKITMLVGGSFGAGNYGMAGRAYSPRFMWTWPNSRISVMGGAQAAGVLATVKRDAIERAGDSWTEEEETAFKQPTIDMFEEQSHPLYATARLWDDGVIDPRHSREVLSLSLRASLNAPIEDTRFGVFRM; from the coding sequence ATGAAGCTGATTTCGCAAGCTTTGCCCTCGTCCGAGAGTTTCAAGGCGAACGAGGCGGCGCATCTGGCTGCGCTGCAAACAATCCGCGAAGCGGCGGGTGCGGCAGAACTGGGCGGCGGCGAGAAATCCCGTGCCCGCCACGTGAGCCGAGGCAAGATGCTACCCCGTGAACGGGTGGCCAATTTGCTTGATCCCGGATCGCCCTTTCTTGAGGTCGGCGCGTTGGCTGCTCATGGGCTTTACGGTGGTGCGGCCCCCGCGGCAGGGGTGATTGCGGGCGTCGGCAAGGTGCAGGGCATCGACTGTATGATCGTGTGCAACGACGCGACGGTTAAGGGCGGCACCTACTTTCCGATGAGCGTCAAGAAACACCTGCGCGCCCAAGAGATCGCCGAGGAAAACCATCTGCCCTGCATCTATCTGGTGGATAGTGGCGGCGCGAACCTGCCCAATCAGGACGAGGTTTTTCCCGACCGTGATCACTTTGGCCGGATTTTCTATAATCAGGCGCGGATGAGCGGCAAGGGCATCCCCCAGATCGCGGTGGTCATGGGCTCGTGCACCGCAGGGGGGGCCTATGTGCCCGCGATGTCGGATGTGTCGATCATTGTCAAAGAGCAAGGCACGATCTTTTTGGCGGGACCGCCGCTGGTCAAGGCCGCCACGGGCGAGGTAGTGAGCGCCGAGGATCTGGGCGGTGGCGATGTGCACACGCGTCTGTCAGGCGTGGCGGATTATCTGGCCGAGGATGACGCCCATGCGCTGGCACTGGCGCGGCGCGCTGTGGCCGGGCTGAACCGTAAACCCGTGACCAATGTGCAGTGGCACCCCGTTGAAGAGCCCGCCTATGATCCGGCGGAAATGCTGGGCGTTGTTCCCGCCGATTTGCGCACGCCCTATGACATCCGCGAAGTGATCATGCGCCTGGTCGATGGCAGTCGCTTTGACGAGTTCAAGGCCCGCTACGGCGAAACGCTGGTCTGCGGTTTTGCCCATGTCAAAGGCTGTCCCGTGGGGATCGTCGCAAATAACGGCGTGCTGTTTTCGGAATCAGCCCAGAAAGGTGCGCATTTTGTAGAGCTCTGTTCGCAGCGCAAAATCCCTCTGGTCTTTTTGCAAAATATCACCGGCTTTATGGTCGGGCGGAAATACGAGAACGAAGGCATCGCGCGGCACGGGGCCAAGATGGTGACAGCCGTGGCCTCGACCAACGTCCCCAAGATCACCATGTTGGTTGGCGGATCGTTCGGCGCGGGGAACTACGGCATGGCGGGGCGCGCGTATAGCCCGCGCTTCATGTGGACATGGCCCAACTCGCGCATCTCGGTTATGGGCGGGGCGCAGGCCGCTGGGGTTCTGGCCACGGTCAAACGTGACGCAATTGAGCGCGCAGGCGACAGCTGGACCGAAGAAGAAGAGACCGCGTTCAAGCAGCCCACGATTGATATGTTCGAAGAACAGTCGCACCCGCTGTATGCAACCGCGCGGCTTTGGGATGACGGCGTGATCGACCCGCGCCACAGCCGCGAGGTGCTGTCGCTATCGCTGCGGGCAAGTTTGAATGCGCCGATCGAGGATACACGCTTTGGCGTGTTCCGGATGTAA
- a CDS encoding HAD-IA family hydrolase, with the protein MKTVVFDLDGTLADTSGDLIAAANACFRDMGEGDVLDAKTDAGTALKGGRAMLRLGMERLGRAEDEATIDRYYPMLLEAYGREIDTHTVLYPGAMQAVAALKAAGYRVAICTNKPEALAHTLLTRLGVRDAFGAMVGADTLAMRKPDPEHLFETARRAGGDPALCLLVGDTNTDRETARAAGVPCVLVSFGPSGDDMAALAPEALLDHYDDLPDIVTRLIGAA; encoded by the coding sequence ATGAAAACGGTAGTATTCGACCTCGACGGGACCTTGGCAGACACCAGCGGTGACCTGATTGCCGCGGCCAATGCGTGCTTCCGGGATATGGGCGAGGGCGATGTTCTGGACGCGAAAACCGACGCGGGCACGGCCTTGAAGGGCGGGCGCGCGATGCTGCGTTTGGGAATGGAACGGCTGGGTCGGGCAGAAGACGAGGCAACGATCGACCGCTATTATCCCATGCTGCTAGAGGCCTATGGCCGCGAGATCGACACGCATACGGTGCTTTACCCCGGCGCGATGCAGGCGGTAGCTGCGTTGAAAGCCGCAGGTTACCGCGTGGCAATCTGCACCAACAAACCCGAAGCGCTGGCCCATACGCTGCTGACAAGGCTCGGCGTGCGTGATGCCTTTGGCGCGATGGTGGGGGCTGACACGCTGGCGATGCGCAAGCCTGATCCCGAACATCTGTTCGAAACGGCCCGCCGTGCCGGGGGTGATCCGGCGCTGTGCTTGCTGGTGGGGGATACCAACACCGACCGCGAGACGGCGCGCGCGGCGGGGGTGCCTTGCGTGCTGGTGTCCTTTGGCCCCTCGGGTGACGATATGGCGGCACTGGCCCCCGAAGCCTTGCTGGACCACTATGACGACCTGCCTGATATCGTGACCCGTCTGATCGGTGCAGCCTGA
- a CDS encoding acetyl/propionyl/methylcrotonyl-CoA carboxylase subunit alpha, which produces MFDTILIANRGEIACRVMETAQAMGVRCVAVYSDADRAAKHVAMADTAVHIGGSSPADSYLRGEVIIQAALDTGAQAIHPGYGFLSENPDFVDAVEAAGLVFIGPSAKAIRAMGLKDAAKALMVKAGVPVVPGYHGADQDDALLASEADKIGYPVLIKAVAGGGGKGMRLVEEAGGFQAALDSARSEAKTSFGNADVLVEKFVTKPRHIEVQVFGDGTKAVHLFERDCSLQRRHQKVIEEAPAPGMTPEMRDAMGQAAVTAAEAIGYAGAGTIEFIVDGSGGLQTDGFFFMEMNTRLQVEHPVTEAITGIDLVAWQLRVAAGEGLPLRQDELSIQGHAFEARLYAEDVPKGFLPATGTLTHLQFTPACRADSGVRAGDTISPFYDPMIAKVIVHGDTREIALSRLRAALNGCEVAGTVTNLAFLGALAGHDGFAAGDVDTGLIGRDIEALTQAPEVQPRHAALAGMAALSLLDPIEAAGFTLWQPLRREVGLTWGGEDHLLHVQVVSSDHQVWSVDGTEVIAQRIGGRWSVGGQHAAAVFVAAGRVTVFDGYGLVFDVIDPLARAAGGHGDGNLIEAPMPGLVRVVDAKVGQKVTKGDRLAVLEAMKMEHSLLAARDGTVAEVLAQAGDQVEAGVALVRLDPEE; this is translated from the coding sequence ATGTTTGATACAATATTGATTGCGAACCGGGGCGAGATTGCTTGCCGCGTGATGGAGACAGCGCAGGCCATGGGGGTACGCTGTGTGGCGGTGTATTCGGATGCGGACCGCGCGGCGAAACATGTGGCGATGGCGGATACCGCCGTGCATATCGGCGGGTCTTCCCCTGCGGATAGCTATCTGCGCGGCGAGGTGATTATTCAGGCCGCGCTGGATACCGGCGCACAGGCGATCCATCCGGGATATGGTTTTCTGTCCGAAAATCCCGATTTCGTGGACGCAGTAGAGGCGGCGGGGCTGGTCTTCATCGGCCCGTCGGCCAAGGCCATTCGTGCGATGGGGCTGAAGGATGCGGCCAAGGCGTTGATGGTCAAAGCAGGTGTGCCGGTTGTACCGGGGTATCACGGGGCGGATCAGGACGATGCGTTGCTGGCGTCAGAGGCAGACAAGATCGGGTATCCGGTATTGATCAAGGCTGTGGCCGGGGGCGGCGGCAAAGGCATGCGGCTGGTCGAAGAGGCGGGCGGGTTTCAGGCGGCGCTGGACAGCGCACGTTCAGAGGCCAAGACGTCCTTTGGCAATGCCGATGTATTGGTCGAGAAATTCGTCACCAAGCCTCGTCATATCGAGGTGCAGGTCTTTGGCGACGGGACCAAAGCCGTGCATCTGTTTGAACGCGATTGCTCGCTTCAGCGCCGCCATCAGAAGGTGATCGAGGAGGCCCCGGCTCCTGGTATGACGCCCGAGATGCGCGATGCGATGGGGCAGGCAGCGGTCACGGCGGCCGAGGCAATCGGTTATGCCGGTGCGGGCACAATCGAATTCATCGTCGACGGCTCTGGCGGGCTGCAAACGGACGGGTTCTTTTTCATGGAGATGAACACCCGTTTGCAGGTGGAACATCCCGTGACCGAGGCCATCACTGGCATCGATCTGGTGGCATGGCAGTTGCGGGTTGCCGCGGGCGAAGGGTTGCCGTTGCGGCAGGATGAACTGTCGATCCAAGGGCACGCGTTCGAGGCGCGGCTCTATGCCGAGGATGTGCCCAAAGGGTTCTTGCCCGCCACGGGCACGTTGACCCATTTGCAGTTTACACCCGCGTGTCGTGCCGACAGCGGCGTGCGCGCAGGCGATACGATCAGCCCGTTCTATGATCCGATGATCGCCAAGGTAATTGTGCATGGGGACACGCGCGAGATCGCCTTGTCGCGGTTGCGCGCAGCCCTAAACGGGTGCGAGGTCGCGGGGACGGTGACAAACCTTGCGTTTCTGGGCGCGTTGGCGGGCCACGACGGCTTTGCTGCGGGGGATGTGGATACCGGCCTGATCGGGCGCGATATCGAAGCGTTAACCCAAGCCCCCGAGGTTCAGCCGCGCCATGCAGCCCTTGCGGGGATGGCGGCTCTGTCTTTGCTGGACCCGATCGAGGCGGCGGGGTTCACCCTGTGGCAGCCCTTGCGCCGTGAAGTCGGCTTGACCTGGGGCGGCGAGGATCATCTGCTGCATGTGCAGGTGGTATCGTCCGATCATCAAGTCTGGTCCGTTGACGGGACCGAAGTTATCGCGCAGCGGATCGGCGGGCGCTGGTCTGTGGGCGGGCAACACGCGGCCGCGGTTTTTGTCGCAGCGGGGCGTGTGACCGTGTTTGACGGCTACGGCTTGGTGTTTGACGTCATCGACCCGTTGGCGCGGGCTGCGGGTGGACATGGCGACGGCAACTTGATCGAGGCCCCGATGCCCGGTCTTGTACGTGTCGTGGATGCCAAGGTGGGCCAGAAGGTCACCAAAGGCGACCGCCTTGCCGTGCTGGAAGCGATGAAGATGGAGCACAGCCTGCTTGCCGCGCGTGATGGCACCGTCGCCGAGGTTCTGGCGCAGGCTGGTGATCAGGTCGAGGCGGGTGTAGCATTGGTGCGGCTAGACCCCGAAGAATAG
- a CDS encoding pyridoxamine 5'-phosphate oxidase family protein — translation MSTSLKKEFWDRIDDTRIGMLATDTARAIPMSHYADHDANCLWFITARDTDLAKSAQTGAAAEYLVTSKDEHLYARIDGTVQAVTDPAKLDELWNAFAAAWFKDGRKDDDVQLVRMDLKQAEVWLTGGSLSFLYEIAKANVTKQVPDAGEHGVINF, via the coding sequence ATGAGTACATCATTGAAGAAAGAATTCTGGGACCGCATTGATGACACCCGCATCGGGATGCTGGCCACCGACACCGCCCGCGCCATCCCGATGAGCCACTATGCCGACCATGACGCGAACTGCCTGTGGTTCATCACTGCACGTGATACCGACCTGGCGAAATCGGCCCAAACGGGTGCCGCGGCAGAGTATCTGGTGACCAGCAAGGACGAACATCTATACGCCCGCATCGACGGCACGGTTCAGGCTGTTACGGACCCCGCCAAGCTGGACGAACTATGGAACGCCTTTGCCGCGGCATGGTTCAAGGACGGGCGCAAGGACGACGACGTGCAACTCGTGCGCATGGACCTGAAACAGGCCGAGGTCTGGTTGACCGGCGGCAGCCTGTCCTTCCTCTACGAGATCGCCAAAGCCAACGTGACCAAGCAGGTTCCAGATGCAGGCGAACACGGGGTCATCAATTTCTAA